From Lolium perenne isolate Kyuss_39 chromosome 5, Kyuss_2.0, whole genome shotgun sequence, a single genomic window includes:
- the LOC127303903 gene encoding uncharacterized protein produces the protein MEATTSLSHDWSSLPVKVLVRILDHLKWSSHPSFGLVCRQWQSARARAPFYPACISPLLLNTTSDGTTNVRYYSPYYHKNFDTACTLNILDARIIGATAQHLTLCREHLILDSQLLSGDVLELPKHDRPTFDFVIYDGVRTMFGVHSRYGCLEIGRSIRNNEIDVWGEWSYMSSDCDGPCSWASQDCSNPVLHDGFRYLLNRDGALAVYDERKQDEGFNILEKPGSFTFEHDDSYLVKSDHGELMAVLIGRRGTPVNIFKLNEHTMEWEKIQDLEGRTLFTGTLTTTMKKTNIKWMQNKGFLPRLYDWPDTVHADLVQREGEVAFVPKSGRADTTEKQNNYGTNIWSYKLGQSQEPREFWGIRM, from the coding sequence ATGGAGGCAACGACATCGCTGTCACATGACTGGTCATCTCTCCCGGTGAAGGTACTGGTCCGGATCCTAGATCATCTCAAGTGGTCGAGCCACCCGAGCTTCGGATTGGTGTGCCGGCAATGGCAATCTGCCCGTGCCCGGGCGCCCTTCTACCCTGCGTGTATCTCCCCTCTGCTCCTCAACACCACCAGCGATGGAACCACCAACGTGCGGTACTACAGCCCCTACTATCACAAGAACTTCGATACCGCCTGCACGCTCAATATTCTTGACGCCAGGATCATCGGAGCCACCGCGCAACATCTGACGCTCTGCCGGGAGCACTTAATCCTAGACTCCCAACTTCTCTCCGGCGATGTCCTCGAACTACCAAAGCACGACCGGCCAACGTTCGACTTCGTCATCTACGACGGTGTCCGCACCATGTTCGGCGTCCACTCGCGGTATGGCTGTCTCGAAATCGGTCGTTCCATCCGAAACAATGAAATCGACGTGTGGGGGGAGTGGAGCTACATGAGCTCTGATTGCGACGGACCATGCTCTTGGGCATCGCAGGACTGCAGTAACCCGGTTCTCCATGACGGCTTCCGCTACCTGCTGAATAGGGACGGCGCATTAGCAGTGTACGACGAGAGAAAACAGGATGAAGGATTCAACATTCTCGAGAAGCCTGGAAGTTTTACATTCGAGCACGATGACAGCTACTTGGTCAAGTCCGACCATGGCGAGCTGATGGCCGTCCTTATCGGACGTCGTGGGACACCAGTCAACATTTTCAAACTGAATGAGCACACCATGGAGTGGGAGAAGATACAAGACCTAGAGGGGAGGACATTGTTTACCGGCACAttgacgacgacgatgaagaagactAACATCAAGTGGATGCAGAACAAGGGTTTCCTTCCAAGATTGTACGATTGGCCTGACACCGTCCATGCTGACCTTGTTCAGCGTGAAGGTGAAGTTGCGTTTGTTCCAAAGTCAGGACGTGCAGATACCACGGAGAAACAAAACAATTATGGAACAAACATATGGTCTTACAAATTGGGACAAAGTCAAGAGCCAAGGGAGTTTTGGGgaattcggatgtag
- the LOC127303904 gene encoding uncharacterized protein, with product MEATTSLSHDWSSLPVKVLVRILDHLRWSSHPSFGLVCRQWQSARARAPFYPAWISPLLLNTTSDGTTYVRYYSPYYDKNFETACTLNIPDARIISATAQHPTLCREHLILDAQLLSGDVLELPKHDRPTFDSVVYDGVHTMFGVHSRYGWLEIGRSIRNNEIDVWGEWSYMSSDCDGPCSWASQDCSNPVLHDGFHYLLNRDGALAVYDERKHDEGFNILEKPGSFTFEHDDSYLVKSDHGELMAILIGCRGTPVNIVKLNEHTMEWEKIQDLEGRTLFTGTLTTTMKKTNVKWMQNKVFLPRLYDWPDTVHVDLVQREGEVAFVPKSGRADTTEKQNNYGTNIWSYKLGQGQEPRDFWGIQL from the coding sequence ATGGAGGCGACGACATCACTGTCACATGACTGGTCATCTCTCCCGGTGAAGGTACTGGTCCGGATCCTAGATCATCTGCGGTGGTCGAGCCACCCGAGCTTCGGATTGGTGTGCCGGCAATGGCAATCTGCCCGTGCCCGGGCGCCCTTCTACCCGGCGTGGATCTCCCCTCTGCTCCTCAACACCACCAGCGACGGAACTACCTACGTGCGGTACTACAGCCCCTACTATGACAAGAACTTCGAGACCGCCTGCACGCTCAATATTCCTGACGCCAGGATCATCAGCGCCACCGCGCAACATCCGACGCTCTGCCGGGAGCACTTAATCCTAGACGCCCAACTTCTCTCCGGCGACGTCCTCGAACTACCAAAGCACGACCGGCCCACGTTCGACTCCGTCGTCTACGACGGTGTCCACACCATGTTCGGCGTCCACTCGCGGTATGGCTGGCTCGAAATCGGCCGTTCCATCCGAAACAACGAAATCGACGTGTGGGGGGAGTGGAGCTACATGAGCTCTGATTGCGACGGACCATGCTCTTGGGCATCGCAGGACTGCAGTAACCCGGTTCTCCATGACGGCTTCCACTACCTGCTGAATAGGGACGGCGCATTAGCAGTGTACGACGAGAGAAAACACGATGAAGGATTCAACATTCTCGAGAAGCCTGGAAGTTTTACATTCGAGCACGATGACAGCTACTTGGTCAAGTCCGACCATGGCGAGCTGATGGCCATCCTTATCGGATGTCGTGGGACACCAGTCAACATTGTCAAACTGAACGAGCACACCATGGAGTGGGAGAAGATACAAGACCTAGAGGGGAGGACATTGTTTACCGGCACAttgacgacgacgatgaagaagactAACGTCAAGTGGATGCAGAACAAGGTTTTCCTTCCGAGATTGTACGATTGGCCTGACACCGTCCATGTTGACCTTGTTCAGCGTGAAGGTGAAGTTGCCTTTGTTCCAAAATCAGGACGTGCAGATACCACGGAGAAACAAAACAATTATGGAACAAACATATGGTCTTACAAATTGGGACAAGGTCAAGAGCCAAGGGATTTTTGGGGAATTCAGCTGTAG
- the LOC127303905 gene encoding uncharacterized protein, with translation MEATTSLSHDWSSLPVKVLVRILDHMRWSSHPSFGLVCRQWKSARARVPFYPAWISPLLLNTTSDGTTNVRYYSPYYHKNFETACTLNIPDARIIGATAQHLTLGREHLILDAQLLSGNVHELPKHDRPTFDSVIYDGVRTMFGVHSRYGWLENGRSIRNNEIDVWGEWSYTSSDCDGPCSWASQDCSNPVLHDGFLYLLNRDGALAVYDERKHDEGFNILEKPGSFTFEHDDSYLVKSDHGELMAVLIGRRGTPVNIVKLNEHTMEWEKIQDLEGRTLFTGTLTTTMKKTNIKWMQNKVFLPRFYDWPDTVHVDLVQREGEVAFVPKSGHGNLEGFYFLKFLSISFIF, from the coding sequence ATGGAGGCGACGACATCGCTGTCACATGACTGGTCATCTCTCCCGGTGAAGGTACTGGTCCGGATCCTAGATCATATGCGGTGGTCGAGCCACCCAAGCTTCGGATTGGTGTGCCGGCAATGGAAATCTGCCCGTGCCCGGGTGCCCTTCTACCCGGCGTGGATCTCCCCTCTGCTCCTCAACACCACCAGCGACGGAACCACCAACGTGCGGTACTACAGCCCCTACTATCACAAGAACTTCGAGACCGCCTGCACGCTCAATATTCCTGATGCTAGGATCATCGGCGCCACCGCGCAACATCTGACGCTCGGCCGGGAGCACTTAATCCTAGACGCCCAACTTCTCTCCGGCAACGTCCACGAACTACCAAAGCACGACCGGCCCACGTTCGACTCCGTCATCTACGACGGTGTCCGCACCATGTTCGGCGTCCACTCGCGGTATGGCTGGCTCGAAAATGGCCGTTCCATCCGAAACAACGAAATCGACGTGTGGGGGGAGTGGAGCTACACGAGCTCTGATTGCGACGGACCATGCTCTTGGGCATCGCAGGACTGCAGTAACCCGGTTCTCCATGACGGCTTCCTCTACCTGCTGAATAGGGACGGCGCATTAGCAGTGTACGACGAGAGAAAACACGATGAAGGATTCAACATTCTCGAGAAGCCTGGAAGTTTTACATTCGAGCACGATGACAGCTACTTGGTCAAGTCCGACCATGGCGAGCTGATGGCCGTCCTTATCGGACGTCGTGGGACACCAGTCAACATTGTCAAACTGAACGAGCACACCATGGAGTGGGAGAAGATACAAGACCTAGAGGGGAGGACATTGTTTACCGGCACAttgacgacgacgatgaagaagactAACATCAAGTGGATGCAGAACAAGGTTTTCCTTCCGAGATTTTACGATTGGCCTGACACCGTCCATGTTGACCTTGTTCAGCGTGAAGGTGAAGTTGCCTTTGTTCCAAAGTCAGGACATgggaatctcgaaggattttattttttgaaatttctatctatttcttttattttttag
- the LOC139831695 gene encoding uncharacterized protein, with translation MEKYKVAKKAAKRAVSEARGRAYEDLYQRLNTKEGERDIYKMAKFRERKTRDVNEVKCIKDGDDQLLVKDEAIKRRWREYFDNLYNGETESSTIELDDSFDDTSMCFVRRIQESEVKEALRRMKGGKAMGPDGL, from the exons ATGGAGAAGTACAAGGTGGCGAAGAAGGCTGCAAAGCGGGCGGTGAGTGAAGCAAGGGGTCGGGCATATGAGGACCTCTACCAACGTTTAAACACGAAGGAAGGCGAAAGGGACATCTATAAGATGGCCAAGTTTAGGGAGAGGAAGACGAGGGATGTCAACGAAGTCAAATGCATCAAGGACGGAGATGATCAACTTCTTGTGAAGGATGAGGCGATCAAGCGTAGATGGCGGGAGTACTTTGACAACCTTTACAATGGAGAGACTGAGAGCTCTACCATTGAGCTAGATGACTCCTTTGATGATACCAGCATGTGCTTTGTGCGACGTATCCAGGAGTCTGAGGTTAAGGAGGCGTTAAGGAGGATGAAAGGCGGCAAGGCGATGGGTcctgatg GACTATAG